cctctagtaCTTGTGACATTACTTTTATTAGTATGGCCCACTATGTTTTATGTTGCAAATGATTGTTAGTTAGAGTAGTTGAATAGAGTTTTTGGCTGATCAGTTGGAAATATTGGCTAATTTGATAATTGTTAGGCTGTGTTAGTTGTTTATTAGAGTGGAAGAAAAAGGATTTGAGAGTATTTCCTCTAGAAGGCAAAATAGTGCAGAGATAATACAAGATAAAAGTAGATGAAGTGCATGTATAAATGTATAATGATAATGGTTGAGAAGTCAAAATCATGTCATGGGGTTGGTTCTACAATGGACGGTGGAGATGTTTTGGATTCATTTCACTATAGGAAATATGGATCCGAGAACCATCTAGATCTCATTTTTACTATTTAGAGGATATTTGCAATTTTGGGGGGATGTTATTAAGTTATTCTATTATTCCTGATTTACGGTATTTTCATATTTACATTagtttgaataataaattaggcaaaaaaaagaaagaaagtgaaGCGGAAGGGAAGAAAGGGAAAGGTAGGTAATGAGTAAGGAGGGAGAGTGCATCATATTTGTGAGAAAACCGAGTGTTTTACTGTTTTCCCTCCAAATATTTTCACTTTAAGAGAAATTGTATGGTTAACAAAATTTATCTATGTTTTTCCCCCAAACCTCTCCTCTTTAAATCTGTCCCCTCactttttgttatccaaacaagaaATTCTCAATCATTTCAAATCCCTTGCATTCCTTGCCCTCAATTTCTCTTATCCGAACACAGtgtaaaatttatttacttGAGTATTACTTCCAATTCTTTTTATTCGTCTTACTTTGATCTAATCCGTTTAAACTTTTTGATCAAAGTATAAGTATGAAGAAACAACGAAAGGAGACAAATCGAAACTTCAACTACCTTGAGGAAGACCGAATAAGAACTACCCTATAAAATTTCACGACTACTTTCTCTGTCCCTTCGAGATATCATACGGGTCTACGGCTGATGTACAAACAGAAACGAAAATTTCATACTATAGTTAAAATGCAGAGTCTATTTGACAGCAAACAAGAGAAAACAACCATACAAAAATCTTGTAAGCAGGGCCAAAGAGACTCCTACACAAACATATTCATACATCAATAGCTCAGATTCTAATAATAGACTACTTTGCTAGCAATTGGTGCCTTACAGTAAAAGATTGTTGCAGCACATCCATGATATCAACAGCATAAATCTTCAAGGCCATGAACAAATGAATATCCATCCATATCCAGCAAATGCAACTAATATCTCCAAATGATATGCAATTTCAGAAAACAGGTAAACAACCTGGACCAAAAGATATCATCATATTAAACAGCCATGGGCCCGTGATAACTCAAAGCCGGATTTGAAGTTGCCCATGATATTTTCCACTAAGgatcaatcggaaacaacctctttgttagcaTGAAGGATCAGAGGAATCAAGCAGTCACAAccaatgtcacatgattcactaatctccttatGAATCCCAAATTAagaaaagcgaattatggtcgattttaggctattttaGGGTCAACAGCCTAGACCAAAAGATATCATTATATTAAACAGCCATGGGCCCGTGATAACTTAAAGCCGGATttgaagttgcacatgatgttttccaccaagggtcaatcggaaacaacctctttgttagcaTAAAGGATTAGAGGAATTAATCTCCTTACGAATCCCGAatcaaaaaaagcgaattatggtcggttttaggctattttatgGTCATTGAGcaaatcgcgaattcaaaaggcgaattaACTAACGAATTATGTTACATTGGTCACAACTCACAATGACAATTTTTTTCGGGATCTTTGCCTAAATTATCAATTAAATTTATGCCAAATATATTATTAGCACGGAAAATATGTCTACTTGAATTCCTTACCTCATGAAGACGTTGATTCAGAGGAGGCAGTCTCTTGTCTTGGTTTTCGGGCTGTTCCAGGGGGACCATCTCGCTTTCTCTCATACCTTCTACTCTCATATTTAGAAGTATTGCGCTGCTTGGGTTGATAGGTCGGATACTTGCAAGGAATGATCTCACCATTGATATACTTATCCCCTGAGACCGAACATAATGAGAAATGAGACCAACTAGACCATGTATAAAGCAACATTTTCAACAGTATTTCATCACCCCAATTCCATAAAGTGGCTCCTACCTAGGTTGGGGTTTACGGTCGAAtctacgcaaccttacccttgttagtgttAAAAAAGAGGTTGTAGTATGTATAACGGACAAATATAAAATTCAGCTTAAACCAAAAGGAAAAATCACCTCCATAGTCCTTGTTTTTAACATCGATGTATGAATCAGGTAACACCCATAGAACTCCAGGCAATCCTGCAGATCATGACAGTTAGCTTAAATCCAGATTTTTTTGTGTCATGCACTAAGGAAACAGAAGGAAAATCATCATTTACCCTTGAATTTTTCTGATGTTTCTTCATCTACGGTACATTGGAAACCAGTGTAGGTTGTGGTACTAAAAGCATACATGTTCTTTTTTGCTTCTTCCATGCTGATATTATAGAAAGGAAACTGTCAATTCACTCAAATATATAGGCTAAAGcacaaaataacataaaatgaAACAAATCGAAGCAATAATATCGTAACTTCCTGCTCTGCAAGTCCTAAATAAATCACAGCTTTACTTCACAAAGTTATCGAGCATTTGAATATGAACATGCACACAGTAGTGCCTTTAGGCCCAATGTAGGTTGAGTAATTGATTCAAAAAGAGCACCTTTAGAAGGAGAGAATACAACAGgacatatatataatagaatTATGAAGGAACTCACAGCCCCAAACATAGAAGTCAACCAACTCTATTTAGGCTCCATTGACATGTTTCTAGAACTTAGCTTTAAAAGTGCACCTAAGAGCGCCGCGCGCCCAAGACGAGCGTTTTAGACAAGAGCGTTGTTAAAATGTAGATGGATAATATCTATTTGTTCCATAGCTCCCCTACCTCACCCCCTACCCCCTTACAAAATAGAAATTTGAGACTCAAAACTTGCATTAAACGAGAGCCTTCAGCCTTGTTTAAACTTAAAAGTATTCATCTAATTTTAACGGCAAGGACAATTGCTTCACAGGTCCCTTATCAATTAGAAATAACGAACTCAAAACTTGCCACATCAATGGTCTAGAAAGGACATCATTAGTTGTCCACAATTTGCTACACAAATGTTCACGAATCTCATACAGCTTTGTTGtgcattaatttataaaatatatactcaAATGGCAACAACTTGTCACTAATCACTAGCAACAGCCAACAAACGAGTGATAGGTAGCTCAATAAGTCTTTGATCAAATAACTAAACACATCCTCCGTCCATATTCCACAGCAGAACAGTGTAGTTTCACAAACATTCTCCATCATCACCATCAGAAAAGGAAGGTACTTTCATTAATCATCATCAATCATCCCCCAATAATCAAAAAAGGTCGGTTTCACATTCAGCCTCCATCACCCCTATCACAAACAAACAAATGGCTAACATTCATTCCCCATCATCCCTCTATAAACAACACCATAAAGCCTACCAATTTAGGTCTTGTTATCcccaaaaaatttataatattgtttaGTTCTACTCCATCTGTCACTGTGAAGTTGcacatattttctattttagtttgtcTTGGTCCCACTACCCTACTATAAATCTCATCTACAAACTTATTCTATATTCATCTCAACCACCCATTTCTTCTGTCCACTCGTATTTTGTTATTCtccaactaaaaataaatattaacacTATAAAAGAGGGGTACAATTTGGGCTGGTTTTCTAATTATTGTttaacctaatttttttttctaggaaaatttacctagaataatctaacctattcacgattttcttataataatctcaactatcaattaaccatgaataatcccatctATTGTTTCATTTAACCTGAAATGTTGTTGAATCACCTACTACCGGTTTGTATTAGatacaatttaattttctttttttttttttacctttttactTCAATTATTGTTTAATCACTTTTTCCTTACATTCATTCACTCCCTCCTACCAAACCCACCATCGAAAAGGACCTCCATTGAAGATTGTTCTCGGTTCTCTTAAATGCATAAGtgaataaaatttgttttgctACTGATTTATGAAATCAGCTACTAATTTATGAAATCGGCTACTGATTTATGAAATCAGTTACATAGTTTGTGCTGTTTTGGTTTATGAAATCAGCTATTGTGCTATATTCTTTTTACTACTGTGCTATTGTAATGTGATGTTAGTTTTCAACTACTAcattttcaattcaattcagccactaatccattttcaattcAGCCACTAATATTAGTTTGAGATAGAAgaggaattaagaaaaaagaaaaaaaaattaaaagataaactATGAACTTACTGCTACAACAATTGAGATAAGCAGTAtttaaggaggaagaagatagAAGATGGTAATAGTCAAATATGGTCAAGAAAAACCCAACAACATTTCGGGTTAAACGAAACAATAGATGGGATTATTTATTGTTACTCGATAATTGGaattattgttggaaaatcgtaaatagattggattattctgggtaaatttttctttaatctaTAGGAGGTCTACTACATAAACCCCTCTTGtaattagggttagggttatgCAATTGATGCAAGTTACACAACTGAGAAAATGAGCCGCCATTAGACAATTTTTCTaagattcatcttgtaatctccggTTTTAATAGTAAAACTTTATTTCTCGGTGCTATCACATCGATAGTGAACCGTGTAATTTTTGGTGTGATTTCCGTATTATTGTTCGTGAATTTCtattgtttcatttatttttttgggtaaTGGCTTCCGCTGTCCGCAACACAATCATATTATCCCTAATACAGGATGCATGAAGTTCTAGTAACCCATTTCAATTGAAACTTAAACTATACTATAAACCCTAAACAGGAAAATGATTTCATCCAACAATCAACATACAATAGGAATTTAAGATGAAAGAACCAACCTTTTGCAATTGAAGCAGTACCATATGCTCTCAAAAAAAGTAAACATAGGTTTAACTAatcaattaaattcaatttaacaaaAAGGGCACGAAATTATCAGTGTAAAGAACAAAAATTCAAGAGGAACAAGAACAAACCTTCCCAAAACAGTAGCAAGAGTATTAAGGTAAGTATCAATCATCTGTTCTCTAGTAGGAGCAGGGTCTTTAGGGAATTCCATAACAATCAACCAGTGATTATAGTCGCAACCAGGTAACATTATCGTCTCTCTTTGCTCACCACTGTTGTTGCTGCTGCTTCTTTTAGCGGAGTAATCTCCATCAATGGAAGCTTTAATTGCAAAATTTTTTGATGGGTTGTTGCGATTCCACTTCCATGCTTGTGGGGTTAATGGATGTGGGGATAGAGAAAGGAGGGAGATTGTGGGTTTAAGGGATTGTAAAGAAGGCAATAGGGGTTTAAGGAGGATAGAAGATGAGAGGGTAGCCATTGGTGACAAATTTGGGGAGGGAGATAACAAATGAGGTTTGTATGAAATGATAAGGTAAAATGAAGGGGTTTGAGACCTCTCTCTTGGGGATATTTTATGTGGGGTAGAGTAAATTCACAAATGGAGGATACTTGTAATTAGGGGGTGGGGGGAGGGGAGGAtgggattaatggtgaatggtGATGTATGGTATGGGTCGGTTCAGTTCGGGTTGAGTCGGGGCAAATTCAAGTTGCGCCGCGAATATATGATATGgcatgataaaaaaattttctaatatgaGTATAGGATAGGCATAGACTCACACAATGTAAGTTTGGAATGTGATTTATACCTTAGATTATAACTGagtctaatttatttttaggaTAAGGAAAACATACAAGATCATATTCACTAACCTTTTCGTTATTTAAAACAGTGATTTTTAAGAAAGACAAATAAGTCATATTCGAATTAAATTTTGCACACTTCAATTTTGCTCTATGTAAAAGTCACaccttttattttttcacaCAAATCGaacttaaaattatatatttcgTCTTTGCTTTGATTTAGACTCTAAAACCTCTAACGAAGTTAAATTATGtttctttttcttgaaaatcaaatttgtcTGACAACATACAAACTCACAAcaataattatttcaaatagGCTATCAGTTGCCTAAATTCTACTTACCAATAAAAATACTTTGAGACATTTTGACAAATCCAACATAATAACTCGAATAGGCTACAATTTActaatcaataataatatgcaAACTCATATCAACATTGTTATCGAATGAACGCAACAAAGTTTAACAACATTCGATTCTTCGTCACAAACCTTCTATATAACGTCTAATGACTTTACTACTAATGATGAACTCAAAAATAATAGTCCAAATAGGCACGTTAATATGTTtacatcaattttttaaaaattaatatttacataAAGTCGAGATCGAATATTCAGTTAAAtctaaaaccaaatcaaatccaCAAACGCTTTTTAAGTCTCAACTCTAATTCAACTTTAATTTAACATTTATAATTGATCTTTTAATTCTTCAAATTTAAATCCCACTGTTTTTCTTGGATCGAATTCTTCAAATTTACACGACCCGACTTGGCCCGGCCTGTGCCTAGGTATGCTATGCACATCTCTAAACCCAATGAACCAAAAGAGGAAACTGGAAAAAGGATTTCGAAATTTCTCCGAAACTTACTGCTCCAGTAAGTTGCTTCCCGGAAGCAGCCAAGAATTGGAATTATAAACTCATTTTTCGGCGGTCTACTTGAACTAAATCAAGCATTATACTTTGAAATTTGAACATTGTTTCCTTTGAAATTATGGTTTgctttgattgatgaataagTGGAGGAAGATTATCTGAACATAATCCGGCCAAGGTAATGTGAAGACatttaattttacttattaatCTTTTGTATTGGAAGAACTTCCAATTTTCTTGTTGGGAATTTTTTATTGTGCAGTTGAACTTGTTATTTTCTCTAATATATGATCAATTTGAAGTGTGAAAtccataatttatttataattttatgattgcccatttgtttttgattagttttagtGATTTCCCTTGTGTTTGATATCGTGAAATCTTTAATTGGAAGCCTAAAGTTCAAGTCTTTTCAAATTGGGGTGTCAAAGAAACtcattttcctttagttttcCCACTTGATTTTTGTAATTAAAAGGAAATTTGGTGACTTGGGTAATCAATTTTACTAGAAAAGTTATTTGTTTTCTGCTGATGATATTGTTAAGGTATATAAGATATCATAGGGCAACAACCATAAGCTTTACACTTTTTGTTGCGTTGGTTCCTTGGTATCAAAAGCCAACGTGAATCCGAGAGTTGGTCCCTTGACAGATATTTTAGTTTAGACAAATATGCATACTTTTGTTTAGAGAGGCTTAATTATGTTGTTGATttaagttgttataattgattaGCTATTTATCAAGACTAAATTTTTGTGATTTACTACTgtattttcagtttgtttataGTCTGGTGAATTGAAATGATTGGTAAAACTCCTACAAGTATTTCATAGGAATTAGGGATAATGTGAAGaaagtaatttgatatggattatAGAAGTAATCATCAGGATAGTGGATACTTGATGTCAAATGCTCGTCTTTTGTAAACCGAAGTTGCTTTTACTATTTGGGGATGTCCTATAGGAAAGTGTTGCACTTTTTTCATGTAGATATGGACTATGGTCAGGTTTCCTTACGGAAATATAATCATTGGCTTATATGGAGAGGTGAGAATAGGATGGTAAGGCAACACTTATTATAATGTGTGTTAGCTAAATCTTGGTGAATATGTAATTATATGTGTTGGTACAATCCCCAGATTGATCATAGTTCCTATGAGCGGCatacactggatatgatgatgatgatgatgtggtACAATGCGACAACTAATTTTCGAATGACTTGTGTTATTTCCTGTTGCTATTGTACTGTCTTTCTTTCTTCTTCAgagaaagaaacaaaataagTGTTTTGTTTTACAACATTCTTCGATTAAAGATGCGGGCGATGGTTATAATgtgattttgtttgatattgctTTTTAACACCTTGGTTCAGGTGTAATTTCTTAAGATTTGGTTTGTGTAAGGTGAATGGAAAGAAAGCAATTTGCTGATTGAAGGAAAAACCGAAAAAGGTCTTCTTGCTTTCTAGCTTACCGAATGTGTGCATATTCAAGACTATTGCCTTATTATATTCTGTGGCCTCATCTTGATGAGGTGCTGAAAAATCATTAGAGGTAGAGATGGCTTCCAGTTTTCGTCGCAACATCCCTACGGTTACAAATCTCGTTCTATATGGTAAACACGCAAAACGTTTTTTCTGTCATGAGTTAATGGTCATGGATGGCCCCGGTCATACTATTGCAAGCTCTGTCTGCCATTCGTTACGCAAAGGCTTGAGCTGGGATATATTGTGCAGAAAATATGATTCGGTGAAATTTGATGCTCCTATTGTTGAGAAAGTACTACTGGAATTGAAGGAACCCCTTGAAGCTAAGCGAGCTTTGAAGTTTTTTCATTGGGTTGCACGTACTAATAAGATCGGTCAAAGTCATCATGAACTCAAGCATTATTGTGTCATTATACATATCTTAGCCCGTGCTCGTCTTGTGAATGATGCCCGCAGTTTGTTAGAATCCATACTGAAAAGAAATGTCGAGGATGAAGTGGATTGTTCTTTGAGATTTTCTGTCGTCGATATGCTACTAAATACCtacaagataaccaactcatgCCCGTTTGTGTTTGACTTGTTGGTGCAATCTTATAGCAAATTACGGATGTTTGGTGCAGCCTTTGATGTTTGTTGTTTCTTAGAGGAGCATGGATTCTCTTTAAGTCTTGTAACATTCAACACTTTGcttcatttcatacaaaaatCGCCGGATAACAGCAATTTGATATGGGCGGTTTATGGGCATATGATTCATAATAGAATCTACCCAAATGAAACGACGGTAAgaataatgatcaatgcatTATGTAAGGCGGGTGAGCTGCAGAAATTTGTCGACATAATAGGTCGAATTCACGGCAAGGGATGCTCACCTGTGGTGATTGTGAACACTAGTTTGGTTTTTCGGATGTTAGAAAAAGGGAGAATTGAGGAAGGACTTCTTGTGCTGAAAAGGGTATTACAGAAACACCTAATACTTGATTCTGTTTCTTACTCTCTTGTGGTTTACGCTAGATTAAGAAGTAGAGATATAAAGTTGGCACACGAAACATATGAACAAATGCTCGGTAGTGGTTTTCACCCGAACTCTTTCATTTATACTATATTCATTGGAGCCTGTTGTGAGGAAGGGAAGGTTGAAGAAGCACTTAACTTGATGGATGAAATGGTAAATATGGGCTTAAACCCGTATGATGATACGTACAATTCTCTTATAATAGGTTGTGCTAAAAGCGGAGCTTTGGCGGAAAGTTTTCGACTTTGTCAAGAAATGATTGAGAGAGATTTGGTTCCGAGCAATTCAGCTTTTAATGAAATGCTGGGAAAATTATGTCAATCGGGAAATGTTAAGGATGCTAATGAGATGTTAACTGTTTGTATGGAGAAAGGGTATTTGCCAGAGGAAGCAACGTTTCTTCATTTGATCGATGGCTATGGACGAGAGGGAAACATTCAGGAGGTTCTTAAATTGTATCATGAAATGGAGTTTAGGTCACTGTCTCCTGGATTACCGATTTTCACATCATTACTAACGACGTTTTGTAAGTGCAGGAAACTGGTTGAAGCAGATAAGTTTCTGGCTATAATGGAAAGTCGGTCGTTATGCCCGAGCATATGCATCTATGATCAACTGATTTCTGCACACCTTGAAGAAGGCAATAAAGAAAGGACTCATCAGCTTTACAAGGAGCTGATTCGGAAAGGCTTGCGGCTTACTCGGCCAATGAACCCTAGCATCTTTTCTTAAGATCTTGACTTCTGAAAGCTTGTTTTCGTTGATGGAGTAATGTACTTGGGTTTCGGGTATTAATATCTGTGAGGTATTGTATCTGCACCCTAATCTAGTTATCTGCTATCATCATATAACATCTTCTTTTCAATAACATTGCATTGCCCGAATGCCATTCAGGGGTCCCACCTAGGTGGGGCTTGGAAGGTTGGATGTACGCAAGGTGTTCAACGGGCTAGGTTGGGTCGGGATGAGTCATGTCAAATTTAAACGGGCCAAGGCGGGTCAAAGCTTGTTTGAACCCGACCCACTTTGACTTTTTGTAAAAAGTTCGTATAAtagttttcttattttatggCCCGTTAAGTCGACCCATCTATGTAtataataaatcatataaaaatataaaaaaagtaaaatttttttcGCAACCAATTCCTATAATTGTCCAGCCCGGCCGACCTGACCCTTTACACCAAGCCATTTAATGGCCCAACTCGCTAATGACCCGTTAAAATGTGACTCGACCCTTGAACCATTGGGTCGAGCCGCCTCGTTAAACACCTCTAAATGTATGTAATGTTACCCTTGCTAGTTgctagtgataacaaagagacaATTTCCTATTGACCCTTAGTAGCAATCAACATTATATTACAACTTCACGTATATTACTAGTACACATGATTTGATGATCCATTTTAATATCGTCCATAATAATTTAGTATGATAGATTAATGCCTTTTAAATCATTTCTCAAATAATCTTTTCATATCATAAATTAATCCCTGTATTAACTGCCATTTAAGTGCCAAATATATTTTCTAAGTTAGCATCCCTAGTGTGCTTGTTTGCTTGCCTGTTCATCAACATTAAAGATGAATCCGGTATCAGGACTTTACCGGCATTATTCCGATTCTACTTTCTTCTTCCAGCACCGGAGACTGGCTTTTTATAAGACAAAGTTTTGGTGTTGCCAACCCATTGTAGAAGACTTTTGGATGGTCAGCCTTAGTGGGTTTTCTGGTTTTAGGTAAATGTTTATGTCTATCTTTGTTCTTTATTTTCCATTTTTGTGTGCCTTTGTAATTTTTTGACCATGATAAACATGCTTTACTTTACTTTTTGGATAAAGAAAGCAACTATGCTCCTGACCAAGACATGCTTCAAAATCTTCTTTCTCCGTTGTCCACCTTATGTCCATTCTCGAGTCTCAATGGGGCCTAAggttatagtttttttttcatattataaTGGATTATATCAAAATAACTCATTTAATCAAGTgcatttcttatttatgtaaagttacATATATATTTGCTATCAAGGTTCAATTGAAAACAACCTTTTTGTTGTCACCAAGAGTAAGGTTGCGTATTATCCAACCCCAAACCCGTTTAGATAGGAATCACTAAATAGCATTAGGGTAATGGAATATCCACCTTTTCTAATAATTAGTGATGGCCACGAGGTGGATTatccggaaccgaaccggtcctgAACCACAGAAGAACCGTCCCAGAACCAGAATCCCAAACCCGCCCAGAGAACTGTGCTAATGCATACTATTTTGCTTTTGCATTTGCTTTCTCATTAGATCACTTTGATGGAAATTTATCAAGCACCATAGATTTTTTTCTCTTGCAGTGATCAGATTGCTATACATACTCTTGGTCCTAGGAGTTCATGTTATAAATAGTAAAGAGAGCTGTGCTGTGTGGATTGAACATTGATAATATGTTGGGTTTTTTCCCAGCATTCTGAAAGCTATGTTCCTATTCTAGCTTTCTCCACATTATTAGGACTTGACATGTAGTCGAAAGATGTAGACACTCGAGAAATTAGTAAACTTTGAGGTGCTTTTCATGAATTTCAAAAGATCGTAACGTAACGCCTATTCTTTGTCATTACCGTGCTTTTCCTCAAAACGTGTTTAGTTGACAGTTGATAGTTCATTGCCGAGAGTATGCATCAATTGTAAAACTTTACAGAAAAAAATGCAGCATTATACTTTGATCCTATATATCAATTAGTTGATGATTGATAGTTGATTGTTGATAGCCCGTGTTGTATTGGTGGGGTTCGGAACTAATTCACTTTTTCCGGTGGCATATTTCACTTAAAGCAAGACGAAGGAGAAGGATCGGTAGTTAACAACTTAGATGATCGATAGTTAACAACTTAGATTAAATACACTATCTAGTGGCTGGTGACATCAAAAGGCTTGCTTAAGCCATCAAAACTGACTGCAAGTCTTGTGTATCCATGGTGTGTGTTTTTAGAAGGGGTTGCTTATATATTTGACTATTACGATGTCTAGTGGCAGATCCAGAAAGAAAAATGAGTGATATCAATTTAAGTAAAATAGCTTAATGAGTTTTGATCCTGGTCACATGTGGAAAGCAATACACTAATGAACTCATTT
This genomic stretch from Amaranthus tricolor cultivar Red isolate AtriRed21 chromosome 9, ASM2621246v1, whole genome shotgun sequence harbors:
- the LOC130823496 gene encoding DAG protein, chloroplastic-like: MATLSSSILLKPLLPSLQSLKPTISLLSLSPHPLTPQAWKWNRNNPSKNFAIKASIDGDYSAKRSSSNNSGEQRETIMLPGCDYNHWLIVMEFPKDPAPTREQMIDTYLNTLATVLGSMEEAKKNMYAFSTTTYTGFQCTVDEETSEKFKGLPGVLWVLPDSYIDVKNKDYGGDKYINGEIIPCKYPTYQPKQRNTSKYESRRYERKRDGPPGTARKPRQETASSESTSS
- the LOC130823497 gene encoding pentatricopeptide repeat-containing protein At1g66345, mitochondrial, with the protein product MASSFRRNIPTVTNLVLYGKHAKRFFCHELMVMDGPGHTIASSVCHSLRKGLSWDILCRKYDSVKFDAPIVEKVLLELKEPLEAKRALKFFHWVARTNKIGQSHHELKHYCVIIHILARARLVNDARSLLESILKRNVEDEVDCSLRFSVVDMLLNTYKITNSCPFVFDLLVQSYSKLRMFGAAFDVCCFLEEHGFSLSLVTFNTLLHFIQKSPDNSNLIWAVYGHMIHNRIYPNETTVRIMINALCKAGELQKFVDIIGRIHGKGCSPVVIVNTSLVFRMLEKGRIEEGLLVLKRVLQKHLILDSVSYSLVVYARLRSRDIKLAHETYEQMLGSGFHPNSFIYTIFIGACCEEGKVEEALNLMDEMVNMGLNPYDDTYNSLIIGCAKSGALAESFRLCQEMIERDLVPSNSAFNEMLGKLCQSGNVKDANEMLTVCMEKGYLPEEATFLHLIDGYGREGNIQEVLKLYHEMEFRSLSPGLPIFTSLLTTFCKCRKLVEADKFLAIMESRSLCPSICIYDQLISAHLEEGNKERTHQLYKELIRKGLRLTRPMNPSIFS